In Flavobacterium endoglycinae, one DNA window encodes the following:
- a CDS encoding zinc-dependent metalloprotease, whose amino-acid sequence MKGKAFLHTIKLFCLLILLLFIPVTVLAQKKKKKETESEVVKKDSTDAKKGKKYDDLVKKGTVKKGLFNIIQVKTDVYFEIQDSLFKREFLVVNKLSQVPFQVNEAGLNKGMNYENKVISFYKDTIAKKVWVKSYVPKVSSPKEDAITASVIDNFSESIIEVFDIETKNNDSSAVVIKVNKIFDGKQKSFNDVLSNIGFGGSVKSDLSYIEGLKSFPKNIVVKSQLTTSVSEGGPTLSVTLGVTSNIILLDKEPMKPRYADNRIGFFSEKHWYFADAQQAMVEKELITRWRLEPKKEDEEKYLKGELVEPKKPIVYYIDPSTPKQWRKYIIDGVHDWQAAFEKAGFKNAIIAKEPTEADLDFDIDDVRYSVITYAASPKSNAMGPSVVDPRSGEIIEADIIWWHNVMTSLQSWMRIQTGPIDPKARGNTFSDEHMGEAIRFVSSHEVGHTFGLKHNMGSSFAYDVESLRSKEFTAKMGGTAPSIMDYARYNYVAQPEDNVTVITPKIGEYDKYAIEWGYRWYSPNENETARLNALITKHQNDPIYFYGEQQENVIDPRSQSEDLGNDAVKASEYGLKNLKRVVDNILNWSYDKDQSYYQTGKLYIGAIGQWQTYNGHVLTNIGGVYLNPTVHGDNKQSYVPVPAAMQKRAVDYLVKNVITIPQWLFFNDVLDKTNPLKDSPFGPYEYTPYTMSRALQYDVMYSLFSDDRLLRMTENELYQRNKTNEKVFTVNDLFQKLHQSVFAGTIQNKSLSILERMTQKNYVDVLIVSTNKLFEKTDVKKTIQIQETLQMPHLCSVDDAHMARNINNSFLKRVTEVTSDKKGELSKVLQLLRTKRSTGDQSTQNHYRDLIQRIDKALNNTTF is encoded by the coding sequence ATGAAGGGAAAGGCATTCCTGCATACTATAAAATTATTCTGCTTACTAATTTTATTATTGTTCATTCCTGTTACAGTTCTTGCCCAAAAGAAAAAGAAAAAAGAAACAGAAAGTGAAGTTGTAAAAAAAGATTCTACTGACGCCAAAAAAGGTAAAAAATACGATGATCTTGTAAAAAAGGGAACGGTTAAAAAAGGACTTTTCAACATCATTCAAGTTAAAACCGATGTTTATTTTGAAATTCAGGATAGTTTATTTAAAAGGGAATTTCTAGTTGTAAACAAATTGTCGCAAGTTCCCTTTCAAGTTAATGAAGCCGGATTAAACAAAGGAATGAATTATGAGAATAAAGTTATTTCCTTTTACAAAGATACAATTGCAAAGAAAGTCTGGGTAAAATCATACGTACCTAAAGTTTCTTCACCTAAAGAAGATGCCATCACAGCATCGGTTATTGATAATTTCTCTGAATCTATTATTGAAGTTTTTGACATTGAAACCAAAAATAATGATTCGAGTGCAGTAGTTATTAAAGTAAATAAGATTTTCGACGGAAAACAAAAAAGTTTCAATGATGTTTTGAGCAACATTGGTTTTGGCGGTTCTGTAAAATCTGATTTGTCATATATAGAAGGATTAAAATCTTTCCCTAAAAACATAGTGGTTAAATCACAACTTACGACTTCAGTGAGTGAAGGCGGGCCAACGTTATCGGTTACACTAGGTGTTACAAGTAACATTATTCTATTGGACAAAGAGCCAATGAAACCTCGTTATGCCGATAACCGAATTGGTTTTTTCAGTGAAAAACACTGGTATTTTGCCGACGCGCAGCAGGCAATGGTTGAAAAAGAACTGATTACACGCTGGCGTTTAGAACCTAAAAAAGAAGACGAAGAAAAATATTTAAAAGGAGAATTAGTAGAGCCTAAAAAACCAATCGTTTACTACATAGATCCATCTACTCCAAAACAATGGAGAAAGTACATCATTGACGGGGTACACGATTGGCAGGCTGCTTTTGAAAAAGCTGGTTTTAAAAATGCCATTATTGCAAAAGAACCTACTGAAGCTGATTTGGATTTTGACATTGACGACGTACGTTATTCAGTTATCACTTATGCTGCATCTCCAAAATCAAATGCTATGGGCCCATCGGTTGTTGACCCAAGAAGCGGCGAGATTATAGAGGCAGATATTATCTGGTGGCATAATGTGATGACATCTTTACAAAGCTGGATGCGTATCCAGACTGGACCCATTGACCCAAAAGCAAGAGGAAATACATTTAGTGATGAACATATGGGAGAAGCAATCCGTTTTGTATCATCGCATGAAGTGGGACATACTTTTGGTCTAAAACATAATATGGGTTCTTCTTTTGCTTATGATGTAGAATCATTGCGTTCTAAAGAATTTACAGCAAAAATGGGCGGAACAGCTCCGTCAATTATGGATTACGCTCGTTACAATTATGTAGCTCAGCCAGAAGATAACGTAACGGTTATTACTCCAAAAATTGGAGAATATGATAAATATGCTATTGAATGGGGTTATAGATGGTATTCGCCTAACGAAAATGAAACTGCAAGACTGAACGCCTTAATCACAAAACATCAAAATGACCCCATTTATTTTTATGGCGAACAGCAGGAAAACGTAATCGATCCTCGTTCTCAATCAGAAGATTTAGGTAACGATGCGGTTAAAGCCAGCGAATATGGTTTAAAAAACTTAAAACGTGTGGTCGATAATATCTTAAACTGGTCCTACGATAAAGATCAGTCTTACTACCAAACTGGTAAACTTTATATTGGAGCTATCGGACAATGGCAAACGTACAATGGTCATGTATTAACCAATATTGGCGGTGTTTACTTAAACCCAACGGTTCATGGCGATAACAAACAAAGTTATGTTCCGGTTCCTGCAGCAATGCAAAAAAGAGCGGTAGATTATTTAGTTAAAAATGTAATTACAATTCCGCAATGGTTATTTTTTAATGACGTTTTAGACAAAACAAATCCGCTGAAAGATTCTCCTTTTGGGCCTTATGAATACACACCATACACAATGTCAAGAGCATTACAATACGACGTTATGTATAGCTTATTCAGCGATGACCGTTTACTTCGAATGACAGAAAATGAATTATACCAGCGAAATAAAACCAATGAGAAGGTTTTTACCGTAAATGATTTATTCCAAAAATTACATCAAAGTGTATTTGCAGGAACTATTCAAAACAAATCGCTGAGCATTTTAGAACGTATGACACAAAAGAATTATGTAGATGTTTTAATTGTTTCGACCAATAAATTATTTGAAAAAACGGATGTTAAAAAAACAATCCAAATACAAGAAACATTACAAATGCCTCATTTATGCTCTGTAGATGATGCACATATGGCGAGAAACATTAATAATTCTTTCTTAAAAAGAGTTACAGAAGTAACATCTGATAAAAAGGGAGAATTGAGTAAAGTACTTCAGTTATTAAGAACAAAAAGAAGTACCGGAGATCAATCGACCCAAAATCATTACCGCGATTTAATACAACGAATCGATAAAGCCCTAAATAATACAACCTTTTAA
- a CDS encoding histidine kinase, translating into MKFRLKKITSQRAFVIYVIVSILITVSSVYMLSNLITDLTEKANEDTAQRNFVKKQEFMSQEFSKFLEQENRIKHVLKISRPEDLASNIHVLSSVQNINLLVADNWFQINDNQIQFGTDSISDAVKKDAVDFIQKNKDQEHISIIIPQGKEWVWRIYFKLTSKNTTVRYGYDISLKKLLAYFSTLDIRSTNNYAFIFDKSGRCIFHPESNFIGKNIYEISSTRSIDTIFTQKQDYVKRVTMSEYLKLDVIRFTKKLDLKNSHWFICVNFPKNVVDENVTSIKKYSTWIYSITTVMLLLIFYLFSYANRRAYREKGIAIKEKNRLLVENEKIVKEKALMQLQQLKEQINPHFLFNSLNSLYMLVGSDVKTAQKFTLNLSRIYRYLIDPPQKNIVPLKDELLFIEKYIFLQQTRFKEELFFSIKIENETALEKHIPYLAFQIVVENAIKHNRATQENPLITGILIQENQVIISNNLQKKAQSEPGTNFGLKYLSSIYNFYSRTNLTISEKDGKFVCILPLISIHS; encoded by the coding sequence TTGAAATTTAGATTAAAAAAAATAACATCACAACGTGCCTTCGTAATTTACGTCATCGTTTCTATTCTTATTACAGTTTCTTCTGTTTACATGCTCAGTAATTTAATTACTGATCTTACTGAGAAAGCAAATGAAGATACGGCACAGCGTAACTTCGTAAAAAAACAGGAATTCATGTCGCAGGAATTTTCAAAATTTCTGGAACAGGAAAACCGAATTAAACACGTTTTAAAAATAAGCAGACCAGAAGATCTCGCTTCGAACATACATGTATTGTCTTCTGTACAAAACATAAATTTATTAGTAGCTGATAATTGGTTTCAGATTAACGATAATCAAATTCAGTTTGGAACAGATTCAATTTCTGATGCTGTAAAAAAAGATGCTGTAGATTTTATTCAAAAAAATAAAGATCAAGAGCATATCAGCATTATTATTCCGCAGGGAAAAGAATGGGTTTGGAGAATTTATTTTAAACTCACTTCAAAAAACACAACAGTACGTTATGGTTACGACATCAGCTTAAAAAAACTTCTTGCTTATTTTTCTACTTTAGATATTAGATCGACTAATAATTATGCTTTTATTTTTGATAAATCAGGAAGATGTATTTTTCATCCCGAATCGAATTTTATAGGAAAAAATATTTATGAAATCTCTTCTACCCGCTCAATCGACACAATCTTTACCCAAAAGCAAGATTATGTAAAAAGAGTTACGATGTCTGAATATTTAAAATTGGACGTTATCCGATTTACCAAAAAATTAGACCTTAAGAATTCACATTGGTTTATATGTGTAAATTTCCCAAAAAATGTTGTTGATGAAAATGTAACGTCGATCAAAAAGTATTCGACATGGATTTATTCGATTACAACGGTAATGCTTCTGCTTATTTTTTATTTGTTCTCGTATGCCAACAGACGTGCTTATCGAGAAAAGGGAATTGCAATTAAAGAAAAAAACCGACTTCTCGTAGAGAATGAAAAAATCGTTAAAGAAAAAGCGCTTATGCAGCTTCAGCAATTAAAGGAGCAGATTAATCCGCATTTTTTATTTAATTCGCTTAACTCTCTGTATATGTTAGTGGGAAGTGATGTAAAAACAGCACAGAAATTCACACTCAACTTATCTCGTATTTATCGTTATTTAATTGATCCGCCGCAAAAAAATATCGTTCCGTTAAAAGACGAATTATTATTTATTGAGAAATACATCTTTTTACAGCAGACACGCTTTAAAGAAGAATTATTCTTTTCGATAAAGATTGAAAACGAAACGGCTTTAGAAAAACACATTCCCTATCTGGCTTTCCAGATAGTGGTCGAAAATGCCATTAAACACAATAGAGCAACTCAGGAAAATCCGTTAATTACTGGAATTCTAATTCAAGAAAACCAAGTAATTATTAGCAACAATCTTCAAAAAAAGGCTCAGAGCGAACCAGGAACTAATTTTGGTTTAAAGTACTTATCGAGCATTTATAATTTTTACTCCAGAACCAATTTAACAATTTCAGAAAAAGACGGCAAATTCGTATGTATTCTGCCATTAATATCCATTCACTCCTAA
- a CDS encoding ABC transporter ATP-binding protein: protein MKAKAFDTGLFKRILKYTKPYKWRYYGVIIFAVSLSIFAALRPYLLKQTVDGYIKTHDKMGLLMYIILMGAVLLMEVFSQFYFVYWANWLGQDIVKDIRNKLFKHILSFRMKYFDLVPVGQLVTRAVSDIESIARIFSQGLFMIISDLMKMLVVLIFMFYMNWKLTWIVVVAMPILVYITRIFQRKMQVAFEEVRTQIANMNSFVQERVTGMKIVQLFNREKIEAENFRVINDKHRVAWIKTILYNSIFFPIADIISSITLGLVVVFGGFKILNGDNFTTFGDLFSYTMFIGMLFNPLRQIADKFNEMQLGMIAANRVFDIIDTQDHIQDTGTIEAPDFEGSIEFKDVRFGYIPEEEVIKGIDLSVSAGQTIAIVGSTGAGKSTIINLLNRFYEINSGTICIDGHNIENYTLASLRKQIAVVLQDVFLFADTIYNNITLHNPEISREQVIDAAKKIGVHNFIMNLPDNYDFDVKERGVMLSSGQRQLIAFLRSYVSNPSILILDEATSSIDTYSEELIQRATETITKGRTSIIIAHRLATIVNADKIVVMDKGLIVEQGTHQELLTKADGYYKNLYDSQFSAAN from the coding sequence ATGAAAGCAAAAGCATTTGATACTGGATTATTTAAACGAATTTTAAAATATACCAAACCTTATAAATGGCGTTACTACGGTGTCATTATTTTTGCCGTATCGCTGTCTATTTTTGCAGCACTCCGCCCTTACTTATTAAAGCAAACGGTTGACGGCTATATCAAGACTCATGATAAAATGGGTCTGCTGATGTACATCATCTTAATGGGAGCAGTTTTACTGATGGAAGTTTTCTCTCAGTTTTATTTCGTGTATTGGGCGAACTGGCTCGGACAGGATATTGTAAAAGATATTCGCAACAAACTTTTCAAACACATTTTGAGTTTCAGAATGAAATATTTCGATTTGGTTCCAGTTGGTCAATTGGTAACCAGAGCGGTTTCGGATATTGAATCGATTGCTCGTATTTTCAGTCAGGGATTGTTTATGATTATAAGTGATTTGATGAAAATGCTCGTGGTTTTGATTTTTATGTTTTACATGAACTGGAAACTTACCTGGATTGTAGTTGTTGCGATGCCAATTCTGGTTTACATTACTAGAATTTTCCAACGCAAAATGCAGGTAGCTTTTGAAGAAGTGCGAACACAAATTGCCAACATGAACTCATTTGTTCAGGAACGAGTAACGGGAATGAAAATCGTACAGCTTTTTAACCGAGAAAAAATCGAAGCCGAAAACTTTAGAGTGATTAATGACAAACATCGTGTAGCTTGGATTAAAACGATTTTATATAACTCTATTTTCTTCCCTATTGCCGATATTATTTCATCGATTACTTTAGGTCTGGTTGTTGTTTTTGGAGGATTTAAAATTTTAAACGGAGACAATTTTACGACTTTCGGAGATTTATTTTCATACACCATGTTTATTGGAATGTTGTTTAATCCGCTACGCCAAATTGCTGATAAATTTAATGAGATGCAATTAGGAATGATTGCGGCCAATCGTGTTTTTGATATTATCGATACGCAGGATCATATTCAAGATACAGGAACTATTGAAGCTCCAGATTTTGAAGGAAGCATCGAATTTAAAGATGTTCGTTTTGGGTACATTCCAGAAGAAGAAGTTATAAAAGGAATTGATTTATCGGTTTCTGCTGGACAAACAATTGCTATTGTAGGTTCGACTGGTGCAGGAAAATCTACGATTATAAATTTATTGAACCGTTTTTATGAAATAAACAGCGGAACGATATGCATTGACGGACACAATATCGAGAATTATACTTTGGCTTCACTTAGAAAACAAATTGCGGTAGTTCTTCAAGATGTGTTTTTGTTTGCCGATACAATTTACAATAATATCACACTTCACAATCCAGAGATTAGCCGCGAACAAGTTATAGATGCTGCGAAAAAAATCGGAGTTCATAATTTTATCATGAATCTTCCGGACAATTATGATTTTGATGTTAAAGAACGCGGTGTTATGCTTTCGTCAGGACAAAGACAGCTGATTGCATTTTTACGTTCGTATGTCAGCAATCCGAGTATTTTGATTTTGGATGAAGCGACTTCGTCAATCGATACCTATTCTGAAGAATTAATTCAGCGCGCCACCGAAACGATTACCAAAGGAAGAACATCTATCATTATTGCACACCGTTTGGCTACAATTGTAAATGCCGATAAAATTGTAGTAATGGACAAAGGTTTAATTGTAGAACAAGGGACACATCAGGAATTATTAACCAAAGCCGACGGCTATTATAAAAACTTATATGATTCGCAGTTTTCGGCAGCGAATTAG
- the truA gene encoding tRNA pseudouridine(38-40) synthase TruA, protein MRYFIQFAYNGTQYNGWQFQPNAPSVQETLNKALSVLLNSTINVMGAGRTDSGVHASEMYGHFDFETPLDISVLVHKLNSFLPKDIAVFNIIPVHDDAHCRFDATKRTYEYHINTVKNPFLEGLSWYVNQKLDVNMMNEAAKILLKHTDFQCFSKVNTDVNTFDCTIFEAYWKQENNKLVFTISANRFLRNMVRAIVGTLINIGLHKITLADFETIIASKSREKAGFSVPAHGLYLTNIYYDYL, encoded by the coding sequence ATGAGATATTTTATTCAATTTGCTTACAACGGAACGCAGTACAACGGCTGGCAGTTTCAACCTAATGCTCCTTCTGTTCAGGAAACTTTAAATAAAGCACTTTCTGTTTTATTAAATTCAACGATAAATGTTATGGGAGCTGGAAGAACTGATAGCGGAGTTCACGCTTCTGAAATGTATGGCCATTTTGATTTTGAAACTCCTTTAGACATTTCGGTTTTGGTTCACAAACTCAATTCATTTTTACCAAAGGATATTGCTGTTTTTAATATTATTCCGGTTCATGATGATGCACATTGTAGATTTGATGCCACAAAAAGAACTTATGAATATCATATTAATACTGTAAAAAATCCGTTTTTAGAAGGATTGAGCTGGTATGTAAACCAAAAATTGGATGTCAATATGATGAATGAAGCCGCAAAGATTTTATTGAAACATACCGATTTTCAGTGTTTTTCGAAAGTAAATACGGATGTCAATACTTTTGACTGCACGATTTTTGAGGCATATTGGAAACAAGAAAATAACAAATTGGTTTTTACGATTTCGGCTAACCGCTTTTTACGAAATATGGTTCGTGCCATTGTAGGAACACTTATTAATATAGGTTTACACAAAATCACGCTGGCAGATTTTGAAACTATCATTGCCAGTAAAAGCAGAGAAAAAGCCGGATTTTCGGTTCCGGCGCATGGTTTATATTTAACCAATATTTATTACGATTATTTATAA
- a CDS encoding SPFH domain-containing protein: MNEITSYWWILLIVFAILFYKFILRVFFGMVIVPEDKIGLVTKKFVLFGADKSLPDGRIIATKGEAGYQAKTLAPGLYWGMWIWQYSIDMTSFTLIPEGKIGLVLSKDGKEIPTGRILARRVESDNFQDATAFLDNGGQKGRQTAFITTGSYRINTFLFEIVITDQIKIYENMIGIVTALDGEPIPQGQIAGKFVEDHNNFQDFDKFLEHGGNRGLQPQVMLAGSYYINTWGILIEQNPMTDVPIGYVGVVISYIGEDGQDVTGDTFKHGNIVSKGQRGVWMEPFGPGKYALNKYTTKLEAVPTTNLVLNWANARSESHDLDKNLSTITVRSKDGFPFNLDVAQIIHVPAAEAPKVIARFGSMNNLVSQVLEPTIGNYFRNSAQDSDVISFLTTRKERQESAKNHIKLVLDEYNVNAVDTLIGDIVPPDSLMKTLTDRKLAEEEQKTYQTQRMAQEQRQGMEKETAIADMQKEIVRASQSVEIAQRTADATVKKAEGDATSLKLNVNAEAEATKMRANAEAEATKARAGAQAEATRLNASAEAEKISKTGLAEAEKIMAIGKSTAEAYQLQVSAMGGDNFTRYKVTEEIGKGNIKVIPDVLITGNGGSDGSISGLLGLKLMEMMDTKELKDGKNSKKQ; this comes from the coding sequence ATGAATGAAATTACCTCTTATTGGTGGATACTGTTAATAGTATTTGCCATACTTTTTTACAAATTTATTTTACGCGTTTTCTTCGGAATGGTAATAGTTCCCGAAGATAAAATTGGTTTAGTAACCAAAAAATTCGTTTTGTTTGGTGCCGACAAATCTTTACCCGACGGCCGAATTATTGCCACAAAAGGCGAGGCTGGTTATCAGGCGAAAACACTTGCCCCAGGCTTGTATTGGGGAATGTGGATCTGGCAGTATTCAATAGATATGACCAGTTTTACATTGATTCCAGAAGGGAAAATTGGATTGGTTTTAAGTAAGGATGGAAAAGAAATTCCAACCGGACGAATTCTGGCAAGAAGAGTTGAAAGTGACAACTTTCAAGATGCTACAGCGTTTTTGGACAATGGTGGTCAAAAAGGACGTCAGACTGCTTTTATTACAACAGGATCATATCGTATTAATACATTCTTGTTTGAGATTGTAATTACAGATCAAATTAAGATTTACGAAAACATGATTGGGATTGTAACGGCGCTTGATGGAGAACCCATTCCGCAGGGACAAATTGCTGGTAAATTTGTTGAAGACCACAATAACTTTCAGGATTTTGATAAGTTCCTTGAACATGGCGGAAATCGTGGTTTGCAACCACAGGTTATGCTTGCTGGATCCTACTATATTAATACTTGGGGAATCTTGATTGAACAGAATCCAATGACAGATGTGCCAATTGGTTATGTGGGAGTTGTGATTTCTTATATTGGCGAAGATGGTCAAGATGTTACTGGAGATACTTTTAAACACGGAAATATTGTTTCAAAAGGACAGCGAGGCGTTTGGATGGAACCGTTTGGTCCTGGAAAATACGCTTTGAATAAATACACAACAAAACTAGAAGCAGTTCCTACTACTAACTTAGTTTTAAACTGGGCAAATGCAAGAAGCGAATCGCATGATTTAGATAAAAACCTGTCGACAATTACCGTTCGATCAAAAGATGGTTTCCCATTTAATCTGGATGTTGCACAGATTATTCATGTGCCAGCTGCAGAAGCACCGAAAGTAATTGCTCGATTTGGAAGCATGAACAATCTTGTTTCTCAGGTTTTAGAACCTACTATTGGTAACTATTTTAGAAACTCGGCTCAGGATAGCGATGTAATTTCGTTTTTAACAACGAGAAAAGAACGTCAGGAATCAGCAAAAAATCATATTAAACTGGTTTTGGATGAATATAACGTAAATGCAGTTGATACCTTAATTGGAGATATTGTTCCGCCAGATTCGTTAATGAAAACTTTGACCGACAGAAAACTGGCGGAAGAGGAGCAAAAAACGTATCAAACCCAAAGAATGGCACAAGAACAACGTCAGGGAATGGAAAAAGAAACGGCAATTGCAGATATGCAGAAAGAAATTGTACGTGCATCGCAAAGTGTTGAAATCGCACAGCGTACAGCAGATGCTACTGTTAAGAAAGCAGAAGGAGATGCAACCAGTTTAAAATTAAATGTAAATGCCGAAGCTGAAGCTACAAAAATGCGTGCCAATGCCGAAGCAGAAGCAACCAAAGCAAGAGCAGGAGCACAGGCAGAAGCAACAAGATTAAATGCCAGTGCAGAAGCCGAAAAAATCTCAAAAACCGGTTTGGCTGAAGCAGAGAAAATTATGGCAATTGGTAAATCAACTGCCGAAGCGTACCAATTGCAAGTTAGTGCCATGGGCGGCGACAACTTTACCCGTTATAAAGTTACCGAAGAAATTGGTAAAGGAAACATCAAAGTGATTCCAGATGTATTGATTACTGGAAACGGTGGTTCTGATGGTTCTATCAGCGGATTATTGGGATTAAAACTAATGGAAATGATGGATACCAAAGAATTAAAAGACGGTAAAAATTCTAAAAAACAATAA
- a CDS encoding metallophosphoesterase family protein has protein sequence MTKILLLSDTHSHIDDTILKYVAQADEVWHAGDIGDLNVTDTIKKLKPLRCVYGNIDDAKARIEFPLHNRFMCEDVSVWITHIGGYPGKYNPAIREEMALNPPKLFICGHSHILKVIFDKKNNLLHMNPGAAGKSGFHQMRTMLRFVIEGDKIKDLEIIEIGKK, from the coding sequence ATGACTAAGATCCTTCTCCTTTCAGATACTCACAGCCACATCGATGATACTATTTTAAAATATGTCGCTCAAGCAGATGAAGTGTGGCATGCAGGAGATATTGGAGATTTGAACGTTACCGATACCATAAAAAAGCTAAAACCATTGAGATGTGTCTATGGTAATATTGACGATGCAAAAGCCAGAATTGAATTTCCGCTTCATAACCGGTTTATGTGTGAAGATGTTTCTGTTTGGATTACCCACATTGGAGGTTATCCGGGAAAATATAATCCGGCAATACGAGAAGAAATGGCCTTGAATCCGCCGAAATTATTTATCTGCGGACATTCGCATATATTGAAAGTGATATTTGATAAAAAGAATAATCTTCTGCATATGAATCCCGGAGCAGCAGGAAAAAGTGGTTTTCATCAAATGCGAACAATGCTTCGTTTCGTAATTGAAGGTGATAAAATAAAAGATCTGGAAATTATCGAGATTGGTAAAAAATAA
- a CDS encoding sensor histidine kinase translates to MFIRIFILFLFFTFNGTKAAQLSSADPNYVAQQNVEKTTVSKNQKLEQLRNKKVVSLSIILIILLFFLFYYVYQNNKLKQKIKRKDTKQKILLNVIDAGIDSQETEQKKIASFLHDNVNSLLSSAGLHLNVFTAKNNIQSEEIQKAKAILQEAHDLLRDISHDLIPTLLVRFGLIYALEDLCEKNSNSDIQFRFSSSLSTETRYSEKFEMKLYFIISELCSNIIRHSGAQKAQISLHEHHNKLIIIIHDNGKGFNAEKIDEIEGFGLNRIRVRIKKLKGTFSIISRPDENSGTSIKIKVPIS, encoded by the coding sequence ATGTTTATTAGAATTTTCATTTTATTTCTCTTTTTTACTTTCAACGGGACAAAGGCCGCGCAGCTTTCTTCGGCTGATCCAAATTATGTGGCACAGCAAAATGTAGAAAAAACAACTGTTTCTAAAAATCAAAAACTGGAACAGCTTCGAAATAAAAAAGTGGTAAGTTTATCTATCATACTGATTATTCTATTATTTTTTCTTTTCTATTATGTGTATCAAAACAATAAACTGAAACAAAAAATAAAGCGGAAAGATACCAAGCAAAAAATACTCTTAAATGTTATTGATGCAGGAATTGACAGTCAGGAAACCGAACAGAAAAAAATAGCTTCATTCCTTCATGACAATGTTAATTCGCTTTTGTCTTCTGCTGGACTGCATTTGAATGTCTTTACAGCTAAGAATAATATTCAATCCGAAGAAATTCAAAAAGCCAAAGCAATTTTACAGGAAGCGCACGATCTTTTACGTGACATTTCCCACGATCTGATTCCTACTCTTTTGGTGCGTTTTGGGCTAATTTACGCATTAGAAGATTTATGCGAAAAGAATTCAAATTCAGATATCCAGTTTCGATTTTCAAGTTCGCTTTCTACAGAAACACGTTATTCCGAAAAATTTGAAATGAAACTGTATTTTATTATTTCAGAATTGTGCAGTAATATTATCAGACACAGCGGTGCCCAGAAAGCGCAAATTTCACTGCACGAACATCATAATAAATTAATCATCATTATTCATGATAACGGCAAAGGTTTTAATGCCGAAAAAATAGATGAAATCGAAGGTTTTGGCTTAAACCGAATCCGAGTGAGAATTAAAAAACTAAAAGGTACTTTCTCTATTATTTCAAGACCTGATGAAAACAGCGGTACTTCTATCAAAATAAAAGTTCCGATTTCGTAA
- a CDS encoding response regulator, which produces MSDKIKIHLADDHQVLIDGLSNLLQTVPNFEVVGSSLNGLSIYDDVVKDEADILILDISMPQKDGIEVLKEFTQKEFPCKVIILSSYDDLKIIKEVMKLGAKGYLTKKCAGENIIEAIIAVNQGQEYFSDAVREKIFSIFSKNNPKLNKNVLIENPVLSPREMEIVTLICLEYSGKEISEQLFISQNTVETHRKNIMKKLNIKNTIGLVKYALKNNLINP; this is translated from the coding sequence ATGTCAGATAAAATTAAAATACATCTTGCTGATGATCATCAAGTACTTATTGATGGATTGAGCAACTTACTTCAAACCGTTCCAAATTTTGAAGTTGTGGGCAGTTCATTGAATGGTTTATCTATATATGATGATGTGGTTAAAGATGAAGCCGATATTTTAATTCTTGACATTAGTATGCCTCAAAAAGATGGTATCGAAGTATTAAAAGAATTTACTCAGAAAGAGTTTCCCTGTAAAGTCATTATTTTATCGAGTTATGATGATTTGAAAATCATAAAAGAAGTAATGAAATTAGGTGCAAAAGGATATCTGACTAAAAAATGTGCCGGCGAAAATATCATTGAAGCCATTATTGCTGTCAATCAAGGACAGGAATATTTTTCGGATGCTGTGAGGGAAAAAATCTTCAGCATCTTTTCAAAGAACAATCCCAAACTAAATAAAAATGTTTTAATCGAAAATCCTGTTTTAAGTCCGCGGGAAATGGAAATCGTGACTTTAATTTGCTTGGAATATAGCGGGAAAGAAATTAGTGAACAGCTTTTTATAAGTCAAAACACCGTGGAAACTCACCGCAAAAACATTATGAAAAAGCTGAATATCAAAAACACTATCGGACTGGTAAAATATGCTTTAAAAAACAATTTGATTAACCCATAA